ATCCGACAGGATCAGGCGCCGCGCGCCGCGCCGGCGCGCCAACACCATCGTGAGCAGCCCCATGATGCCGCCCCCGATGACGAGCACGGTGGCGCCGCGCGCCATCGGAAACCTCTCGAGCCCCGCGAGACAGCAGGCGGCGGGCTCGGTCAGCGCGGCCGTGACGGGATCGAGGCCGCGCGGCAGCGGATGCACGCAGCGCGCGGGCAGCGCCACGCGCTCGGCGAAGCCGCCGATGCGGATCAGGCCCCGGCACTGGGTGACGCGTCCGGCGTCGCATTCGGCGCACTTGCCGCAGCCGTACGACGGCTCGCACGCCACCGCGCGGCCGACGAGGCGCTTCGGCACGCCGCGGCCGACCGCACGCACGACGCCCGTGTACTCGTGGCCGAGGACGAGCGGCGGCGACCACGGGAACAGCCCTTGGGTGGCGTGGATGTCCGTGCCACAGATGCCGGCCGCGTGAACGGCGACGACGACCTGCCCGGGCCCCGGGACGGGCTCGGCAGCCTCGTCGATCGTGAAGCGAGCGCTGCCGCGCCAGGTCGCGACCCTCATGAGCGCTCCTTGATCGAGACGCGCCAATGGATGCGGTCTTCCTCCGGCGGGTAGTCACCGGCCGCCTGGTGGTACGAGCAGCGATTGTCCCAGATGACGATGTCGCCCTTGCGCCATCGGTGGCGGTACTCGGCACCAGGCTGGATCATGTAGCCGGTCAACTCCTCGATGAGCGCGTCGCTCTCTTGCTCTTCGACGCCCTCGATCTTCAAGATTTTGCCGGGATCGAAGTAGAGCGCCTTGCGCCCCGTCTCGGGATGCGTGCGGATGATCGGATGGAAGACCGGCTTCCAGCCGCGGTCCTCCTCGTTGAGCAGCGCCGTCGCCTTCCGGCGGCCGCCGTAGGTGAAGGCTCCGTTCAAGCCGCCGGTGCTCGGAACGGCGAGCGCATAGAGCTGGGTCGCCTTGAATGGTTCTTGATCGTACGCGCCGTCGGTATGCCATCCTTCGGCGCCACGTCGATAGATCGCCAGGTCGAGCTTGCCATCCGGCCCGAACTTGTCGACGCCCAGCAGGGTGATCTCGGGATGGTCCGGGTGCCGCGTCATCTTCGACGGGTGCGGGTGCACGACCCCGAAGCGGCGGCTGTAGCGCAGGAAGTCCTCGATCTGGAGCTCCTGGCCCGGCACCACGACGACGTTGTAGTCGAGCCACGCTCGATAGATCGCGGCGAACCTCGCGTCGGCGAGCGTCTTGACGTCCACGCCGTGGATCTCGGCGCCGATCTGCGGCCCTAGGCGGCGAACCTGAATCATCGACGCGAGGGTATCATAGGCAAAGCCATGATCACCGACACCGCCCGGGCAGCCACCACCCCGGTTGAAATTGCCCGCGCGCTCGCGCCCCGCATCCGCGAACGGGCCGACGAGATCGAGGCCGCGCGGCAGCTGCCCCCCGATCTCGTCATGGAAATCGCCAACGCCCGGTTGTTCAAGGTCGCGCTGTCGGAGGCCGAGGGCGGTCTCGGCGCCGACATCCTCACGACACTCCGCGTGATCGAGGAAGTGGCGCGGGCCGACGGCTCGACGGGTTGGTGCCTGGCGATGGGGATCAACAGTTTCCGCCAGAGCGCCCAGTTCGAGCCCGACGTACGCCGCAAGCTGTTCCACAGCGATCCGGTAGGCGTCTCGGCAGGGTCGGCGAACTCGCGGGGCCGGGCCGTCGCCGTGTCGGGCGGCTACCGCGTCACCGGGCACTGGTTCTTTGCCAGTGGCTGCATGCACTCCTTCCTGCTCCACGGCGCCTGCAAGGTCTTCGACGGTGACGCGCCCCGGCTGCGGCCCAATGGCGACCAGGACGTGCTGATCGCCTATTTCTATCCAAAGTCGCAGGCACGCATCATCGACACCTGGAACGTCAGCGGCATGCGGGGCACGGGCAGCCACGACATCGAAGTCGAAGACCTGTTCGTACCCGAGGAGCACACGTTCTCCGCGCTGGATCGGCGGGCGCGCGTCACCGGGCCAATGAACCGCATGCACGGCTTCGATCTCGCGGGCTGCGGCTTCTGCTGCGTCGGGCTCGGTGTGGCTCGCGCCGCCATCGACCAGTTCGTCGAGCTCGCTCAGGTCAAGGTGCCGCGCTCATCGTCCGAGCTGCTGCGCGACCGGCCGATGGTGCAGGCCAGACTCGGTGAAGCCGAGGCGCTGCTGCGCTCGGGCCGGGCGTTCTTGTTCGACACCGTCCAGCAGATGTGGGAGACCGTGCTCGCGGGAGAATTCGTCACGGAGCGGCAGCGCTCCGATCTCCGAATGGCCATGACTCACGCTGCCCAGAACGCCGCCAAGGCCACGCACATCGTGTGCGCCACGGCCGGCACCACGTCGATCTTTACCAGCAGCCCGCTGGAGCGCTGCGCGCGCGATGCCGAGACCGTCACCCGCCACAATCAACTGCAATTCGTGAACTACGAGGCGGTGGGGCGCACGATGCTCGGTCTCGAATCGAACAGCCCGCTCTTCTAGGCCCATTGACCTTCGCCGCCTTCCGGGTCCGCAGCTTCCGCTTCCAGTGGTCCGCCGACCTCCTCACCTCGTGGGCGCTCGAGATGGAGACGCTCATCCTGGGCTGGTACGTGATGGTCCACACCGGTTCGGTGCTGTGGCTCACCGCCTTCGGCTCGCTGCAGTTCCTGGGCACGCTGGGTGTGTGATCGTCCGAGCGCGTCTGGGCCACTCGAGCTCCCGATTCAGCTCGGCGGATCGACGCCCGCGGACGCCGCCAGTTCCACGGCCCGCGCCACGTACCGCGGCACGTCGAGCTCGACGAAGAAGCCGCGACGCCGCCGCGAAGTGTCTCCGCCCGCGCAGAACGCCGCGCGGATATTCGCGCTCGAGTAGGCCGAGGCTGCGCGATAGAATCTTGTCCGCGATTCTGAACCTGCACAGACAACAGGCTGGGAGGTCACGCAATGGACCTGGGGCTCCAAGGCAAACGGGCGATCGTGACCGGGGGTAGCCTGGGCATTGGCAAAGCCATCGCGCGGGAGCTGGCCCGTGAAGGGGTGGATGTCGCGATCGTGGCTCGCACGAAGGCGCAGCTCGAAGCGACGGCGCGGGAACTGGCCGCCGAAACCGGGCGGCGCATCATCCCTCTGGTGGCCGATGTCACCAGCAAGGAGCAGGTGGACGCGACGGTGGCCCAGGCGGCCGCGCAGCTCGGCGGGCTGCACATTCTAGTGAATAGCGGCTCGCCGCCGGGAGGCTCGGCTTCCGCAACCGGTCCCATCGAAACTGTCGTCGACGAGGACCTGCTGCACGACTTCAACGTGAAGTACGTGGGGGCCTTGCGCTGCGCCCGCGCGGCCATCCCCTACATGAAGGAGCAGGGGTGGGGTCGCATCATCAATATCAGCGGGACCAATGCGCGCAACGCTGGGAATCTCAGCGGCGGGGCGCGCAACACCTCCCTCGTGCACTTCACCAAGACCCTGGCCGTCCAGCTGGGCCGTTTCGGGATCACGGTCAACTGCATCCACCCGGGCCAGACTCGCACGGAGCGCACCCCGCGCTTGCTGGCCGCCCGGGCCGCCGAGCTGCGCATCGCCCCCGAGGAGGTCGAGCGACGCGACTTTGCCCCCGATGCTCCGCGTGGCAACGCCATCGGCCGCATGGTGGACGCGGCGGAGATTGCCTACGTCGCGGCATTCCTGGCTTCGGACAAGGCCTGGGCCGTCAGCGGCGAGCTCGTCGTGGCGACGGGGGGCGCCGGACGGGCGGTGTATTACTAGGGCACGCCAGGCCCGAGGCGCTAGAGCTTCGCGACCCCCGCGTGCGCACAATCCTCGTCTTGCTGCGCGGTACCACCCCCAACGCCACACGCACCTTCCAGCACGCCTTTGCGGATGATGGGCACCGCGCCTTGGCTCGGAATCATGTGCCCGCCCTCAGCCGCGGCAATGCCCTGGATGATCGGACTCCCTGCTCTCTCGGCAAGCTCACCGCTGGG
The DNA window shown above is from Candidatus Methylomirabilota bacterium and carries:
- a CDS encoding SDR family oxidoreductase, whose product is MDLGLQGKRAIVTGGSLGIGKAIARELAREGVDVAIVARTKAQLEATARELAAETGRRIIPLVADVTSKEQVDATVAQAAAQLGGLHILVNSGSPPGGSASATGPIETVVDEDLLHDFNVKYVGALRCARAAIPYMKEQGWGRIINISGTNARNAGNLSGGARNTSLVHFTKTLAVQLGRFGITVNCIHPGQTRTERTPRLLAARAAELRIAPEEVERRDFAPDAPRGNAIGRMVDAAEIAYVAAFLASDKAWAVSGELVVATGGAGRAVYY
- a CDS encoding heme-binding protein — translated: MALTLAEANQVVQATLDKAKEMNIRISVAVCDAGGRLMAFNRMDGAIWASAYGCQGKAIASAAFARPSGELAERAGSPIIQGIAAAEGGHMIPSQGAVPIIRKGVLEGACGVGGGTAQQDEDCAHAGVAKL
- a CDS encoding zinc-binding dehydrogenase, whose product is MRVATWRGSARFTIDEAAEPVPGPGQVVVAVHAAGICGTDIHATQGLFPWSPPLVLGHEYTGVVRAVGRGVPKRLVGRAVACEPSYGCGKCAECDAGRVTQCRGLIRIGGFAERVALPARCVHPLPRGLDPVTAALTEPAACCLAGLERFPMARGATVLVIGGGIMGLLTMVLARRRGARRLILSDPIEERRTIAKKLGAHAVIDPAKENLRERVMALTSERGADLVCEAVGKPELVAEAMTLVKPAGVLQLVGVSPKNSEVPLSLWDVHYREIRIGGAFGRGTAFRRALALMPTLGVGRLITARFPLARTAEAFAHASAARGAKTVIMPNQ
- a CDS encoding TauD/TfdA family dioxygenase → MIQVRRLGPQIGAEIHGVDVKTLADARFAAIYRAWLDYNVVVVPGQELQIEDFLRYSRRFGVVHPHPSKMTRHPDHPEITLLGVDKFGPDGKLDLAIYRRGAEGWHTDGAYDQEPFKATQLYALAVPSTGGLNGAFTYGGRRKATALLNEEDRGWKPVFHPIIRTHPETGRKALYFDPGKILKIEGVEEQESDALIEELTGYMIQPGAEYRHRWRKGDIVIWDNRCSYHQAAGDYPPEEDRIHWRVSIKERS
- a CDS encoding acyl-CoA dehydrogenase family protein — translated: MITDTARAATTPVEIARALAPRIRERADEIEAARQLPPDLVMEIANARLFKVALSEAEGGLGADILTTLRVIEEVARADGSTGWCLAMGINSFRQSAQFEPDVRRKLFHSDPVGVSAGSANSRGRAVAVSGGYRVTGHWFFASGCMHSFLLHGACKVFDGDAPRLRPNGDQDVLIAYFYPKSQARIIDTWNVSGMRGTGSHDIEVEDLFVPEEHTFSALDRRARVTGPMNRMHGFDLAGCGFCCVGLGVARAAIDQFVELAQVKVPRSSSELLRDRPMVQARLGEAEALLRSGRAFLFDTVQQMWETVLAGEFVTERQRSDLRMAMTHAAQNAAKATHIVCATAGTTSIFTSSPLERCARDAETVTRHNQLQFVNYEAVGRTMLGLESNSPLF